The Lycium ferocissimum isolate CSIRO_LF1 chromosome 10, AGI_CSIRO_Lferr_CH_V1, whole genome shotgun sequence genome window below encodes:
- the LOC132033725 gene encoding uncharacterized protein LOC132033725 isoform X1: MPKCFSFTATKNSCLKSSFTSRGLRSTFTDLKDGTIMHCWVPKSRKPTRPDVVLIHGFGANSMWQWSETVRILSKHFNVYVPDLVFFGDSYTTRSERTESFQAQCVKRVMEANSVTKMSVVGLSYGGFVAYHMAAQFRDCVEKVVICCAGVCLEEKDLKEGLFAVSSVEDAANILLPQTADQMRELMGYTFVKAPAKVLPSCLLTDFIDEMFTQYVEEKKELLLAIAKNRKLSDLPKITQPTLIVWGDQDKIFPLELGHRLKRFITPTGHLGENAEMVVIKNAGHAFLYEKPRDFHKPLKSFLLGSTKSPPPKNAQNQT, translated from the exons ATGCCAAAGTGTTTTAGCTTTACCGCAACAAAGAACAGTTGCCTCAAATCAAGTTTCACCAGTCGAGGTCTCCGATCTACTTTCACTGACCTTAAAGATGGAACCATAATGCATTGTTGGGTacccaaatcaagaaaaccgaCCCGACCCGACGTGGTGTTGATCCACGGGTTCGGAGCTAATTCCATGTGGCAATGGAGCGAAACTGTCCGAATCCTCTCGAAGCACTTCAACGTGTACGTCCCGGACTTAGTATTCTTTGGTGACTCGTACACGACTCGGTCTGAACGGACCGAGTCATTTCAGGCTCAGTGTGTGAAGCGAGTTATGGAGGCCAACTCGGTGACCAAGATGAGCGTTGTTGGGTTGAGCTATGGTGGGTTCGTGGCGTATCATATGGCGGCGCAGTTTAG GGATTGTGTGGAGAAAGTGGTGATATGCTGCGCGGGAGTTTGTTTGGAGGAGAAGGATTTGAAAGAAGGATTGTTTGCGGTGAGCAGCGTGGAGGATGCGGCCAATATTCTGCTGCCGCAGACGGCGGACCAAATGAGAGAGCTGATGGGTTACACTTTTGTTAAAGCTCCGGCCAAAGTTTTGCCCTCTTGCTTGCTTACTGACTTCATTGAT GAAATGTTCACACAATATGtagaggagaagaaagaattgctTCTTGCAATTGCCAAAAACAGGAAGCTATCTGATCTACCTAAGATCACTCAG CCAACGTTAATAGTGTGGGGAGATCAAGACAAGATATTTCCTTTAGAATTAGGTCACAGATTGAAAAGGTTCATTACCCCAACTGG GCATTTAGGGGAGAATGCTGAGATGGTAGTAATCAAGAATGCAGGCCATGCTTTTCTTTATGAGAAACCCAGAGACTTCCATAAGCCTTTGAAATCCTTTCTCTTGGGTTCCACAAAATCTCCTCCTCCTAAGAATGCTCAGAACCAAACATGA
- the LOC132033724 gene encoding 14-3-3 protein 7, giving the protein MEKEREKQVYLARLAEQAERYDEMVEAMKAIAKMNVELTVEERNLVSVGYKNVIGARRASWRILSSIEQKEESKGHEQNVKRIKTYRKTVEDELTKICGDILSVIDEHLVPSSTTGESTVFYYKMKGDYYRYLAEFKAGDDRKEAADQSLKAYEAATATASSDLAPTHPIRLGLALNFSVFYYEILNSPERACHLAKQAFDEAIAELDSLSEESYKDSTLIMQLLRDNLTLWTSDLEEGGEHSKGDERQGENSVKL; this is encoded by the exons ATGGAGAAGGAAAGAGAGAAACAGGTTTACTTGGCTAGGTTGGCTGAGCAAGCTGAGAGATATGATG AAATGGTTGAAGCAATGAAGGCGATTGCTAAGATGAATGTCGAACTGACTGTTGAGGAGAGGAATTTGGTGTCAGTTGGTTATAAGAATGTAATTGGAGCAAGAAGGGCTTCATGGCGGATATTGTCTTCAATTGAACAAAAGGAGGAGAGTAAGGGTCATGAACAGAATGTTAAGAGAATAAAGACTTACAGAAAGACTGTTGAAGATGAGCTTACAAAAATATGCGGCGACATTTTGTCAGTGATTGATGAGCACCTAGTTCCTTCGTCCACTACTGGAGAATCAACTGTCTTCTACTATAAGAT GAAGGGAGATTACTATCGTTATTTAGCAGAGTTCAAAGCAGGGGATGATCGTAAAGAGGCGGCTGATCAGTCACTTAAAGCTTATGAG GCTGCTACTGCCACCGCTAGTTCAGATCTTGCTCCTACTCACCCAATCAGACTTGGACTTGCTTTGAACTTCTCAGTCTTCTACTATGAGATTCTGAATTCACCTGAGAG GGCGTGCCATTTGGCCAAGCAAGCTTTTGATGAAGCTATTGCGGAACTCGATAGCCTAAGTGAAGAATCCTACAAGGACAGTACCCTTATCATGCAGCTTCTAAGGGATAATCTCACTTTGTGGACATCTGATCTTGAAGAGGGAG GTGAACATTCTAAGGGTGATGAGCGTCAAGGGGAG AATTCGGTGAAGCTTTAG
- the LOC132033725 gene encoding uncharacterized protein LOC132033725 isoform X2 yields the protein MPKCFSFTATKNSCLKSSFTSRGLRSTFTDLKDGTIMHCWVPKSRKPTRPDVVLIHGFGANSMWQWSETVRILSKHFNVYVPDLVFFGDSYTTRSERTESFQAQCVKRVMEANSVTKMSVVGLSYGGFVAYHMAAQFRDCVEKVVICCAGVCLEEKDLKEGLFAVSSVEDAANILLPQTADQMRELMGYTFVKAPAKVLPSCLLTDFIDEMFTQYVEEKKELLLAIAKNRKLSDLPKITQPTLIVWGDQDKIFPLELGHRLKRHLGENAEMVVIKNAGHAFLYEKPRDFHKPLKSFLLGSTKSPPPKNAQNQT from the exons ATGCCAAAGTGTTTTAGCTTTACCGCAACAAAGAACAGTTGCCTCAAATCAAGTTTCACCAGTCGAGGTCTCCGATCTACTTTCACTGACCTTAAAGATGGAACCATAATGCATTGTTGGGTacccaaatcaagaaaaccgaCCCGACCCGACGTGGTGTTGATCCACGGGTTCGGAGCTAATTCCATGTGGCAATGGAGCGAAACTGTCCGAATCCTCTCGAAGCACTTCAACGTGTACGTCCCGGACTTAGTATTCTTTGGTGACTCGTACACGACTCGGTCTGAACGGACCGAGTCATTTCAGGCTCAGTGTGTGAAGCGAGTTATGGAGGCCAACTCGGTGACCAAGATGAGCGTTGTTGGGTTGAGCTATGGTGGGTTCGTGGCGTATCATATGGCGGCGCAGTTTAG GGATTGTGTGGAGAAAGTGGTGATATGCTGCGCGGGAGTTTGTTTGGAGGAGAAGGATTTGAAAGAAGGATTGTTTGCGGTGAGCAGCGTGGAGGATGCGGCCAATATTCTGCTGCCGCAGACGGCGGACCAAATGAGAGAGCTGATGGGTTACACTTTTGTTAAAGCTCCGGCCAAAGTTTTGCCCTCTTGCTTGCTTACTGACTTCATTGAT GAAATGTTCACACAATATGtagaggagaagaaagaattgctTCTTGCAATTGCCAAAAACAGGAAGCTATCTGATCTACCTAAGATCACTCAG CCAACGTTAATAGTGTGGGGAGATCAAGACAAGATATTTCCTTTAGAATTAGGTCACAGATTGAAAAG GCATTTAGGGGAGAATGCTGAGATGGTAGTAATCAAGAATGCAGGCCATGCTTTTCTTTATGAGAAACCCAGAGACTTCCATAAGCCTTTGAAATCCTTTCTCTTGGGTTCCACAAAATCTCCTCCTCCTAAGAATGCTCAGAACCAAACATGA